From a region of the Thermosipho melanesiensis BI429 genome:
- a CDS encoding ABC transporter ATP-binding protein: MQRIEKIMDLKDEKGGKIKEVPKAYEFDIEFENVSFKYPDSENYVFKDFNLKIKKGEKILIVGQNGTGKSTLVKLILGYYKPQNGNVRLFGIDVSKWNLKYLRKQIAIVDQEHYVFPGDVKENIRYGNYEEVNKQNLEKILKVTKLDEFMESVRLIGENGIGLSGG, translated from the coding sequence GTGCAAAGAATAGAAAAAATAATGGATTTAAAGGACGAAAAAGGAGGGAAAATAAAAGAAGTTCCTAAAGCGTATGAATTTGATATAGAATTTGAAAATGTATCTTTTAAATACCCAGATTCGGAAAATTATGTATTTAAAGATTTTAATTTAAAAATAAAAAAAGGCGAGAAGATACTTATTGTTGGGCAAAATGGCACAGGAAAATCAACTCTTGTGAAATTGATTTTAGGATATTACAAGCCTCAGAATGGTAATGTAAGGTTATTTGGAATTGATGTTTCAAAGTGGAATTTAAAATATCTGAGGAAACAGATTGCTATTGTTGATCAGGAGCACTATGTTTTTCCAGGAGATGTAAAAGAAAATATAAGATATGGAAATTATGAAGAAGTAAATAAACAAAATCTTGAAAAGATTTTGAAAGTGACGAAATTGGATGAGTTTATGGAAAGTGTTAGGTTAATTGGAGAAAATGGAATAGGTCTTTCAGGTGGTTAA
- a CDS encoding ABC transporter ATP-binding protein: MSVIKVKNLTKIYENKKVALEDVSFEIRKGEIVGLVGRNGAGKTTLMKCILGLLKFQKGEIYINGCSVSDSFDKVNKKIGFLLRPTFYDHLNAYENLKIITILLGKNNPSFIDEILKFVNLFEVRYKKVREYSFGMKQRLGLARTLIVEPEILILDEPLVGLDPIGTVEMKKRIRKIAKEEGKTILFSTHLLGDVEELCDRIIMLDDGKIIANDTLENIKNKKKYILKIKGNVSLKSLDYLEQHAEVIFKNDKSFVFVKNKEYLNSIVSYICKNGYKILDIEVESFKLSKLFERRGDMSRYIKSFFVYALSVFFFFLYLLKIKEINSMNMIILLVYFLLLPTCAIVISALTIKRKQYLINLIFGITTFLINGLVSKKMNVIDKFEKFVEDSENFRITVSFEGNISNFLGIILVSLWIILVTYYTNKIILKFKRGK; the protein is encoded by the coding sequence ATGAGTGTTATAAAGGTAAAAAATCTTACAAAGATATATGAAAATAAAAAGGTTGCTTTAGAAGATGTATCATTTGAGATAAGAAAGGGAGAAATTGTGGGTCTTGTTGGAAGAAATGGAGCTGGAAAAACAACTTTAATGAAGTGTATTTTAGGATTGTTGAAATTTCAAAAAGGTGAAATATATATTAATGGATGTAGTGTAAGTGATTCTTTTGATAAAGTGAACAAAAAAATAGGCTTTTTGTTAAGGCCAACGTTTTATGATCATTTAAATGCGTATGAAAATTTGAAGATAATTACTATTCTTCTGGGTAAAAATAATCCTAGCTTTATAGATGAAATTTTGAAATTTGTTAATTTGTTTGAAGTTAGGTATAAAAAGGTAAGAGAATATTCCTTTGGTATGAAACAACGGTTAGGTTTAGCAAGAACACTTATAGTTGAACCAGAGATTTTGATTTTAGACGAACCATTAGTTGGACTTGATCCCATTGGAACAGTAGAGATGAAAAAAAGAATACGAAAAATAGCAAAGGAAGAGGGAAAAACAATTTTATTCTCAACACATTTATTAGGAGATGTTGAAGAATTATGTGACAGGATTATTATGTTGGATGATGGAAAAATCATAGCTAATGATACTCTTGAAAATATAAAAAATAAGAAAAAGTATATTTTGAAAATAAAAGGAAATGTGAGTTTAAAATCCTTAGATTATTTGGAACAACATGCAGAGGTTATTTTTAAAAATGATAAAAGTTTTGTTTTTGTTAAAAATAAGGAGTATCTCAATTCAATTGTTAGTTATATTTGTAAAAATGGTTATAAGATTTTGGATATAGAAGTGGAATCATTCAAATTATCAAAATTATTTGAAAGGCGGGGGGATATGAGTAGATATATAAAATCTTTTTTCGTTTATGCCTTATCTGTTTTTTTCTTTTTTTTGTATTTGTTAAAAATTAAAGAAATTAATTCGATGAATATGATAATTTTATTAGTGTATTTTTTGTTATTACCAACATGTGCAATAGTTATTAGTGCTTTAACGATAAAGAGAAAACAATACTTGATAAATTTAATATTTGGAATAACCACTTTTTTGATTAATGGGTTGGTATCTAAAAAGATGAATGTTATTGACAAATTTGAAAAATTTGTTGAGGATAGTGAAAATTTCAGAATAACAGTTTCTTTTGAAGGAAATATAAGTAATTTTTTAGGTATTATTTTGGTCTCATTATGGATTATTTTAGTTACTTATTATACGAATAAAATTATTTTGAAATTTAAAAGGGGTAAATGA
- a CDS encoding NAD(P)/FAD-dependent oxidoreductase, which produces MRFGNFETKNYIFMAPIKTALATPKTGLITDEQIKYYENKAKGGVGTIIFEPISVLPNGKEHPKQTMLNTDAHIEGLKRLVDTLHKYDTKLVVHLNHAGRAANPKASGEVVAPSSVICPSTGQTPRELTQKEIWEIIHAFKENALRAQEAGADAIEIQFGHGYIVHQFYSERMNKRKDEYGKDKLKFAKELLSAITSEIKIPLFLRISGSEFVDGGITLEELSRIFLLAQEFGVSVIHVGWGNACDSAPWYYNHMSLPLKVMDDKLREIRNLTSLPIIAVGRMQKDERYKKLMDDKVIDGVVFGRQLIIDPGFPKKILSNSDDYIRCGSCLQGCLGNVKAGREIGCIANPEVHSSFNSKTSTNRKKVAIVGGGPAGLFAGLYLKKKNYDVTIFEKNSYLGGQWVLAYKSPGKLSMKDTLEDLIKKAKKELKIRLNTEATLDTFRSEKFEIIIVATGAKPFVPNIPGLENFITGFDFFNGKKVDGEKVLIIGGGLIGLEVAEALIIEGKKVTVVEMLEQVGRGMEIVASKLFQKNYAPKISIYTNTLVKEINGKNVVAQTKDGREFSLGEFDSIIVTAGTKPENKLYEELSREFKNVYLIGDAAKIGQIIDAVQDAFELAEEI; this is translated from the coding sequence TTGAGATTTGGTAATTTTGAAACCAAAAATTACATATTTATGGCTCCGATAAAAACAGCACTTGCCACACCGAAAACAGGTTTAATTACTGATGAGCAAATAAAGTATTATGAAAATAAAGCAAAAGGTGGGGTTGGAACAATAATATTTGAACCTATTTCAGTTTTACCAAATGGAAAAGAACATCCTAAGCAGACTATGTTGAATACTGACGCTCATATTGAAGGTTTAAAAAGACTAGTAGATACTTTACATAAATATGATACTAAATTAGTTGTTCATTTAAACCATGCTGGAAGAGCAGCTAATCCAAAAGCTTCTGGAGAAGTTGTCGCTCCATCGTCAGTTATTTGTCCATCTACTGGGCAAACTCCAAGAGAATTGACACAGAAGGAAATATGGGAAATTATTCATGCATTTAAAGAAAACGCACTACGTGCACAGGAAGCGGGAGCTGATGCTATTGAAATACAATTTGGACATGGTTATATTGTACATCAATTTTATTCTGAAAGGATGAACAAAAGAAAAGATGAATATGGAAAGGATAAGCTAAAGTTTGCGAAGGAACTTTTATCCGCGATAACATCAGAGATAAAAATACCGTTGTTTTTAAGAATTTCAGGAAGTGAGTTTGTTGATGGAGGAATAACATTAGAAGAACTTTCGCGAATTTTTCTACTTGCACAAGAATTTGGGGTTTCAGTTATTCACGTTGGTTGGGGTAATGCTTGCGATTCGGCACCTTGGTATTATAATCATATGTCATTGCCTTTAAAAGTAATGGATGATAAGTTAAGAGAAATAAGAAATTTAACATCACTTCCTATAATCGCAGTTGGTAGAATGCAAAAAGACGAAAGATATAAAAAACTCATGGATGATAAGGTTATAGATGGGGTAGTTTTTGGAAGGCAGTTAATTATAGATCCAGGATTTCCAAAGAAAATATTATCAAATTCTGATGATTATATTAGATGTGGTAGTTGTTTGCAAGGATGTTTGGGAAACGTGAAAGCCGGAAGAGAAATTGGTTGTATTGCAAATCCTGAAGTTCATAGTAGCTTTAATAGTAAAACTAGTACTAACAGAAAGAAGGTAGCTATAGTTGGTGGTGGCCCAGCGGGATTGTTTGCGGGATTGTATTTGAAGAAGAAAAATTATGATGTTACAATATTTGAAAAAAATTCTTATCTAGGTGGTCAATGGGTTTTAGCTTATAAATCACCAGGTAAGTTGTCTATGAAAGATACTTTAGAGGATTTGATAAAAAAGGCTAAAAAAGAGTTGAAAATAAGATTAAACACAGAAGCTACTTTGGATACATTTAGAAGTGAAAAATTTGAAATAATAATTGTAGCAACCGGTGCTAAACCATTTGTTCCAAATATTCCAGGATTGGAAAATTTTATAACTGGTTTTGATTTCTTTAATGGTAAAAAAGTTGATGGTGAAAAGGTGTTGATTATTGGTGGAGGTTTAATAGGACTTGAAGTTGCTGAAGCATTGATAATCGAAGGAAAAAAGGTTACTGTAGTTGAGATGTTAGAACAAGTTGGGAGAGGTATGGAGATTGTAGCTAGTAAACTATTTCAGAAAAATTATGCACCGAAGATTTCAATTTATACAAATACTTTGGTTAAAGAAATTAATGGGAAAAATGTAGTTGCGCAAACAAAAGATGGAAGAGAATTTTCTTTAGGAGAGTTTGACAGCATAATTGTAACAGCTGGGACAAAGCCTGAAAATAAGTTATATGAAGAATTATCAAGAGAATTTAAAAATGTTTATTTAATAGGTGACGCAGCAAAAATTGGTCAGATTATAGATGCGGTACAAGATGCTTTTGAATTAGCTGAAGAAATTTAA
- a CDS encoding 4Fe-4S binding protein produces the protein MPWIRESDCIKCKFCVNVCPVEGAIIMKEDGFPYINNEICTRCGLCMEKCPKNAIRPNYENPSLRGFGRGNGMGKGFGKGMGRGLGRRGIGRRGDFS, from the coding sequence GTGCCTTGGATAAGAGAGAGTGATTGTATAAAATGCAAGTTTTGTGTTAATGTTTGCCCTGTTGAAGGAGCAATTATTATGAAGGAAGATGGGTTTCCTTACATAAATAATGAAATTTGTACAAGATGTGGTTTGTGTATGGAAAAATGTCCTAAAAATGCAATTAGGCCAAATTATGAAAATCCATCATTAAGAGGTTTTGGTAGAGGAAATGGAATGGGCAAAGGTTTTGGAAAAGGTATGGGTAGAGGATTGGGTAGAAGAGGTATTGGGAGAAGAGGTGATTTTAGTTGA
- a CDS encoding NifB/NifX family molybdenum-iron cluster-binding protein → MKIAFGTNDGIFMNEEHFGHSKLYVIYDYKDGEFKKVEEIKNPYAETHMHAKVEEIKEFLGHCDVWVGKSMGKASMMKLKDWGYRTLLVEADTVEEALKEISTKLVE, encoded by the coding sequence GTGAAAATAGCGTTTGGTACAAATGATGGGATTTTTATGAATGAAGAACATTTTGGACATTCAAAACTATACGTTATATACGACTATAAAGATGGAGAATTTAAAAAGGTTGAAGAAATAAAAAATCCATACGCAGAAACACATATGCATGCAAAGGTTGAAGAGATAAAGGAATTTTTAGGCCATTGTGATGTTTGGGTTGGAAAATCTATGGGAAAAGCTTCTATGATGAAATTAAAAGATTGGGGATATAGAACTTTATTGGTCGAAGCAGATACCGTTGAAGAGGCTTTAAAAGAGATTAGTACGAAACTAGTTGAGTAG
- a CDS encoding NifB/NifX family molybdenum-iron cluster-binding protein, with amino-acid sequence MKLAVPSKGKTLDSLSDERFARAEFFVVYDLEKEEIVEVIENTADDAHGMGPKVSQMLVSKGVSVLVLENVGKNAFEVLKAAGIDVYLTNKKTLREIIEDYKSGKLEKVESPTH; translated from the coding sequence ATGAAATTGGCGGTACCATCAAAGGGAAAAACATTAGATTCATTGAGTGATGAGAGATTTGCAAGGGCTGAATTTTTTGTGGTTTATGATTTGGAAAAAGAAGAAATTGTAGAAGTTATTGAAAATACTGCTGATGATGCCCATGGAATGGGTCCAAAAGTTTCGCAGATGTTGGTATCGAAAGGTGTTAGTGTATTAGTGTTGGAAAATGTTGGAAAAAATGCATTTGAAGTATTAAAAGCAGCAGGTATTGATGTGTATTTAACGAACAAAAAAACATTAAGAGAAATTATTGAGGATTATAAAAGTGGTAAATTAGAAAAAGTTGAAAGTCCGACACATTAA
- a CDS encoding ATP-binding protein — protein MKQLAIVSGKGGTGKTTLSSSFGVLLKNVVLADCDVDAANLNLMFSGEIKEKYDYYGGKKAVIDQTKCDKCGICKKVCRFEAIGFKNEKYDVDQFACEGCNACVIACPRNAIRLETALSGEYYYSVTTNEKEIIHANLNPGEETSGGLVAEVRKLALNKATEEKKEVVLIDGAPGIGCPATSSIVAVNYVIIVTEPTSSGLHDLKRIVETVRHFRREFGVVINKYDLNPSMTKEIKNYCISDGIEILGEIPFDDVVEKSNLETKPVVNYENSIAAKAIKEIFGKVIKKLY, from the coding sequence ATGAAACAACTGGCTATTGTGAGTGGCAAGGGAGGAACAGGTAAGACAACTTTGAGTTCTTCATTTGGAGTATTGCTAAAAAATGTAGTACTTGCAGATTGTGATGTTGATGCTGCAAATTTAAATCTTATGTTTAGTGGAGAAATAAAAGAGAAATATGATTATTATGGAGGAAAAAAAGCGGTAATTGATCAGACAAAATGTGATAAATGTGGAATTTGTAAGAAAGTTTGTAGGTTTGAAGCGATAGGTTTTAAAAATGAAAAATACGATGTTGATCAATTTGCATGTGAAGGTTGTAATGCATGTGTGATAGCATGCCCAAGAAATGCAATTAGGTTAGAAACTGCATTGTCTGGCGAATATTACTACTCGGTGACTACTAATGAAAAAGAAATAATACATGCAAATTTAAATCCCGGCGAAGAAACCTCTGGGGGTTTGGTAGCAGAAGTTAGGAAATTAGCATTAAACAAAGCTACTGAAGAAAAAAAAGAAGTGGTGTTAATAGATGGAGCGCCTGGTATTGGTTGCCCTGCAACTTCGTCAATTGTTGCAGTTAATTATGTGATAATAGTGACGGAACCTACTTCTTCTGGATTACATGACTTAAAAAGAATTGTAGAGACGGTAAGGCATTTCAGAAGAGAATTCGGGGTAGTGATTAATAAATATGATTTAAATCCATCTATGACAAAGGAAATAAAGAATTATTGCATAAGTGATGGTATTGAGATTCTTGGAGAGATTCCATTTGATGATGTTGTGGAGAAATCTAATCTTGAAACGAAACCAGTTGTAAATTATGAAAATAGTATTGCTGCAAAAGCTATTAAAGAAATATTTGGTAAAGTAATAAAGAAATTATATTAA
- a CDS encoding ATP-binding protein, translating into MKITILSGKGGTGKTTVSTNLAYVLSKKYKVQLLDVDVEEPNDYLFFDVTFEKEESVDILLPVVDNDKCIKCGECSRACQFGAISVFPNSTVVFKNLCHGCGACTMVCPVNAIKEVPKSIGKIKLGRINENLKFGMGLLNIGEPSGVRIIRQLKKHIDESFDVILIDSQPGTSCPVVESLRNVDFAILVTEPTTFGLHDLSLAVDLVKEMKIPAAIVVNRDTNRSNLIDEYAKRENIPIGLKIPFDKKIARLYSEGKIFAQHLPEWEGKFLDFFNAIKEMIK; encoded by the coding sequence ATGAAAATAACAATATTAAGTGGTAAAGGAGGCACAGGTAAAACAACTGTATCCACTAACTTGGCGTATGTTCTTTCAAAGAAATATAAAGTACAGTTGCTAGATGTAGATGTGGAGGAACCAAATGATTATTTGTTCTTTGATGTTACTTTTGAAAAAGAAGAAAGTGTAGATATTTTGTTACCAGTTGTTGATAATGATAAATGTATAAAATGTGGAGAATGTTCAAGAGCGTGCCAATTTGGGGCGATTTCCGTTTTTCCAAATAGTACAGTGGTGTTTAAGAATTTGTGTCATGGTTGTGGTGCGTGTACCATGGTGTGTCCTGTAAATGCCATAAAAGAAGTACCAAAAAGTATAGGAAAAATTAAGTTGGGAAGAATAAATGAAAATTTAAAATTTGGTATGGGACTTTTAAACATAGGTGAACCTTCGGGTGTGAGAATAATAAGGCAATTGAAGAAACACATTGATGAATCTTTTGATGTGATACTAATTGATTCTCAACCTGGTACTTCATGTCCTGTGGTTGAAAGTTTAAGAAATGTGGATTTTGCAATATTAGTTACAGAACCTACCACATTTGGTTTACATGATTTATCACTTGCTGTTGATCTTGTGAAAGAAATGAAAATACCAGCTGCTATTGTTGTAAATCGTGATACTAATAGAAGTAACTTAATTGATGAATATGCAAAGAGAGAAAATATTCCTATTGGCTTAAAGATACCATTTGATAAGAAGATAGCCAGATTGTATTCTGAAGGAAAGATATTTGCACAACATCTACCAGAGTGGGAAGGGAAATTTTTAGATTTTTTTAATGCAATAAAGGAGATGATAAAATGA
- the pruA gene encoding L-glutamate gamma-semialdehyde dehydrogenase translates to MSKYYILKPFKNLGIIDFNDQEIYNEMKETLKRVESEFGKRYPIVIGGKEYETGEFIRSINPSKIEEVVGYTAKSNEEIAEKAVETAFETFKSWSRVPAWKRAEYLLKTSKILRDNRFEFVATMVYEVGKNWVEADADFAEAVDFLEFYAREMLRYDAQQPLVRIETEKNDLNYIPMGVGAIIPPWNFPLAILVGMTSAAVVTGNTVVLKPASDSTVIAAKFVEALREAGLPDGVVNFLPGSGAVVGEYLVKHPKIRFISFTGSKEVGLKINELAAKPQKGQMWIKRVVLEMGGKDAVVVDETADLDFAAEGIVVSAFGFQGQKCSAGSRAIIVEDIYDKLVEKIVEKTKEIKIGDVRFHENWLGPVINSSAKNKIMNYIEIGKNEGKLIFGGKALEELGGYFIQPTIFKDVPWNARIAQEEIFGPVLSVIKAKDFDEALKIANSTEYGLTGSLYSKSREHIERAKVEFHVGNLYFNRKCTGALVGVHPFGGFNMSGTDSKAGGRDYLGLFLQAKVWSEKIL, encoded by the coding sequence ATGAGTAAATATTATATTTTAAAACCTTTTAAAAATCTAGGTATTATAGATTTTAACGATCAAGAGATTTACAATGAAATGAAAGAAACATTAAAAAGAGTGGAAAGTGAGTTTGGAAAAAGATATCCTATTGTGATTGGTGGAAAAGAATATGAAACAGGAGAATTTATAAGATCCATCAATCCAAGTAAAATTGAAGAGGTTGTGGGTTATACTGCTAAATCAAATGAAGAGATTGCTGAAAAGGCAGTTGAGACAGCGTTTGAAACATTTAAAAGTTGGAGCAGAGTACCTGCATGGAAAAGGGCAGAATATCTATTGAAAACTTCAAAAATTCTTAGAGATAATAGATTTGAATTTGTGGCTACAATGGTTTATGAGGTGGGGAAAAATTGGGTAGAAGCTGATGCTGATTTTGCCGAAGCGGTAGACTTTTTAGAGTTTTATGCAAGAGAAATGTTGAGGTATGATGCTCAGCAACCATTGGTTAGGATAGAAACTGAAAAAAATGATTTGAATTATATTCCAATGGGGGTTGGTGCAATAATTCCACCGTGGAATTTTCCACTTGCAATACTTGTTGGAATGACAAGTGCAGCGGTAGTTACTGGTAATACAGTAGTACTAAAACCTGCTAGTGATAGTACTGTTATTGCAGCAAAATTTGTTGAAGCATTACGTGAAGCTGGACTTCCTGATGGGGTTGTTAACTTTTTGCCTGGAAGTGGAGCAGTTGTTGGTGAATATTTAGTTAAGCATCCAAAGATAAGATTTATAAGCTTTACTGGGTCTAAAGAAGTTGGATTAAAGATAAATGAACTTGCTGCAAAACCTCAGAAAGGACAGATGTGGATTAAAAGAGTTGTTTTGGAAATGGGAGGGAAAGACGCAGTTGTTGTTGATGAAACGGCAGATTTAGATTTTGCTGCAGAAGGTATTGTAGTTAGTGCGTTTGGATTTCAAGGTCAAAAATGTAGTGCCGGAAGTAGAGCAATAATTGTTGAAGATATTTATGATAAATTAGTTGAAAAAATAGTTGAAAAAACAAAAGAAATAAAAATTGGAGATGTAAGGTTTCATGAGAACTGGCTAGGTCCAGTTATCAACAGCTCAGCGAAGAATAAGATCATGAACTATATTGAGATTGGTAAAAATGAAGGAAAATTGATATTTGGTGGTAAAGCGCTAGAAGAATTGGGCGGATATTTTATACAACCGACAATATTCAAAGATGTACCTTGGAATGCAAGAATAGCGCAAGAGGAAATTTTTGGTCCTGTGTTGTCTGTAATTAAAGCAAAGGATTTTGATGAGGCATTAAAAATAGCTAACTCTACAGAATATGGTCTTACTGGTTCACTTTATTCGAAATCAAGAGAACATATAGAAAGAGCCAAGGTGGAATTTCACGTTGGGAATTTATACTTCAATAGAAAATGTACAGGAGCACTTGTTGGAGTTCATCCGTTTGGTGGATTTAATATGTCAGGCACAGATAGTAAAGCAGGCGGAAGAGATTATTTAGGTCTTTTCTTACAAGCAAAAGTTTGGTCAGAAAAGATATTATAA
- a CDS encoding BMP family lipoprotein: MKKLLIFALAVLFVISAFSFKAIMVTDTGGLGDKSFNDGTWSGIQRAGKELGIETMVIQSYEQADYVSNLTKAAQEVQKEPDGGIVYAVGFMMTDALFEVAQQFPDVYFAGIDIAPPSENVPPNVICFLFKEQESAFLVGYIAAATTRAGKVGFIGGIPIPPVERFRYGFETGVKVYNNIHGTNVEILKGYTNHFSDPKKGKDLALSQFAEGVDIIFHASGACGNGVIEAAKEKMVSLVGKNDLVSILDYAYNNGGYFAMGVDVDQDYMAPGVVLASAMKGVDTASYYGVKWAYEGNWDPGIHTLGLKENGVRMSPMKYTKGLVDNRTLAELAYLVTLIKNGILVVPDTEEALKSFRTPKIVFPF; this comes from the coding sequence ATGAAAAAACTACTTATTTTTGCTTTGGCGGTGCTTTTCGTAATAAGTGCATTTTCATTTAAAGCTATTATGGTAACTGATACTGGTGGCCTTGGTGACAAATCATTTAACGACGGTACATGGTCTGGTATACAAAGAGCAGGAAAAGAACTTGGAATTGAAACAATGGTGATACAATCTTACGAACAGGCAGACTACGTTTCTAACCTTACAAAAGCTGCTCAAGAAGTTCAAAAAGAACCAGATGGCGGAATAGTATATGCTGTTGGATTCATGATGACCGATGCATTGTTTGAAGTTGCACAACAATTTCCAGATGTATATTTCGCAGGAATAGATATTGCTCCTCCATCAGAAAATGTTCCACCAAATGTCATCTGTTTCTTATTCAAAGAACAAGAATCTGCATTCTTAGTTGGTTATATTGCAGCAGCAACAACAAGAGCTGGAAAAGTTGGTTTTATTGGTGGTATCCCAATTCCTCCAGTTGAAAGATTCAGATATGGATTTGAAACTGGTGTAAAGGTATACAACAATATTCATGGTACAAATGTTGAAATATTAAAAGGCTACACAAACCACTTTAGTGATCCAAAAAAGGGTAAAGATCTCGCACTTTCCCAATTTGCTGAAGGTGTAGACATTATATTCCATGCAAGTGGTGCTTGTGGAAACGGTGTTATTGAAGCTGCAAAAGAAAAAATGGTATCTTTAGTTGGAAAAAATGATCTTGTTTCTATATTAGATTACGCATATAACAATGGTGGTTATTTTGCAATGGGTGTCGACGTTGATCAAGATTACATGGCACCTGGTGTAGTTCTTGCAAGTGCAATGAAAGGTGTAGATACTGCTTCTTATTATGGTGTAAAATGGGCATATGAAGGTAATTGGGACCCTGGAATTCACACACTAGGTCTCAAAGAAAATGGTGTAAGAATGAGTCCTATGAAATATACAAAAGGATTAGTGGATAACAGAACTCTTGCAGAGCTTGCATATCTTGTAACATTAATCAAAAATGGAATTCTCGTAGTTCCAGACACAGAAGAAGCATTAAAATCCTTTAGAACTCCAAAAATTGTATTCCCATTTTAA
- a CDS encoding ABC transporter ATP-binding protein: MVNIVKKFPGVLANDHVTIRIKKGEIHAIVGENGAGKSTLMNQLYGLYHPDEGEIYINGNKVEIKGPKDAIKNGIGMVHQHFMLVDTLTVAENIVLGSEPIKGLNFDLNKARKEVQELSEKYGLYVDVDAKIEDISVGMQQRVEILKTLYRGANIIILDEPTAVLTPQEVEELFEIMRKLKNDGKTILFISHKLHEVMEISERITVMRLGKVTGELETSKTNPKEIARHMVGRDVVLRVEKKPHIPKDVVFEIKDLVVKDNRGLIAVNNISFSIKKGEIVGIAGVAGNGQTELVEAITGLRKIESGKIFFEGKDVTNHSPKQLRELGLSHIPEDRLKHGLIEDFEAYYNVILGQHYKQPFSNGTFLNHQNIFEYTKNLMEEFDVRPRRIEHLGGNFSGGNQQKLVVGREIRMNPKFLVVAQPTRGLDVGAIEFIHKQILNMREKDTGILLISMELEEIFSLSDRILVMYEGEIMGEVKPEETTVEEVGLMMIGQRLEEVRRG, from the coding sequence ATGGTAAATATTGTTAAAAAGTTTCCTGGTGTTTTAGCAAACGATCACGTTACAATAAGAATTAAAAAAGGTGAAATTCACGCTATTGTTGGTGAAAACGGTGCAGGTAAATCTACATTAATGAACCAACTTTATGGCCTTTATCATCCAGACGAAGGAGAAATTTATATTAATGGAAATAAAGTAGAAATAAAAGGTCCAAAAGATGCAATTAAAAACGGAATTGGAATGGTTCACCAACATTTTATGCTTGTTGATACACTCACTGTTGCAGAAAATATAGTCTTGGGAAGTGAACCTATAAAAGGATTAAATTTTGATTTGAATAAAGCAAGAAAAGAAGTTCAAGAACTTTCCGAAAAATATGGTTTATATGTTGATGTTGATGCAAAAATAGAGGACATTTCAGTTGGAATGCAACAGAGGGTAGAAATCTTAAAAACACTCTATAGAGGTGCAAATATAATTATACTTGATGAACCTACCGCTGTGTTAACCCCACAAGAAGTGGAAGAATTATTCGAAATAATGAGAAAATTAAAAAATGATGGAAAAACCATTCTTTTTATTTCACACAAATTACATGAAGTTATGGAAATAAGCGAAAGAATAACTGTAATGAGACTTGGAAAAGTCACAGGAGAACTTGAAACATCTAAAACAAATCCAAAAGAAATAGCACGACACATGGTTGGAAGGGATGTGGTATTAAGAGTTGAAAAAAAACCACATATTCCTAAAGATGTGGTATTTGAAATAAAAGATCTCGTTGTAAAAGACAATAGAGGTTTAATTGCTGTTAATAACATTTCTTTCTCTATAAAAAAAGGAGAAATTGTTGGGATTGCAGGTGTCGCAGGAAATGGTCAAACAGAGCTTGTTGAAGCTATAACAGGATTAAGAAAAATTGAAAGTGGCAAAATTTTCTTTGAAGGAAAGGATGTAACAAACCATTCGCCAAAACAGTTAAGAGAATTGGGACTTTCTCATATTCCTGAAGATAGGTTAAAACACGGTCTTATAGAAGATTTTGAAGCTTATTATAACGTAATACTTGGTCAACATTACAAACAACCTTTTTCGAATGGAACGTTTTTAAATCATCAAAATATTTTTGAATACACAAAGAATTTAATGGAGGAATTTGACGTTAGACCTCGAAGAATAGAACATCTTGGTGGAAATTTCTCAGGAGGTAACCAACAAAAATTAGTCGTTGGTAGAGAAATTAGAATGAACCCAAAATTCTTGGTTGTAGCACAACCAACTAGAGGGTTAGATGTTGGAGCAATTGAATTTATCCACAAACAAATCTTAAATATGCGTGAAAAAGACACAGGCATTTTGTTGATTTCAATGGAATTGGAAGAAATATTTTCATTAAGTGATAGAATACTGGTAATGTATGAAGGAGAAATAATGGGTGAAGTAAAGCCCGAAGAAACTACTGTGGAAGAAGTAGGATTAATGATGATTGGTCAAAGACTTGAAGAGGTACGGAGGGGATAA